The sequence TGATCGCCTCAAGCCCTTAATCTCTAATACCGCCCTCTTCCTCTCCGCACTCGACTCCATCCGTAAGCGCCCCAGGCTCGCCCCTTCGCTTCTTCCGCTGGGCTGAGCTTCAGCCGGGGTTCCCCGCTGCGAGATGGCCTTCGTTGGCGTTCTTGAGATTCTCGCCGACAGCGATCTCACCCGCGCGGCGTACGCTGTGATGGAGAGAGTTCTGGCATTGGGCTTGCATGGAATTCTTGATCTTTTGATCCAAGGGTATGCGAACTCCGCTGCGACGATCAAGCTTCTTGATCTTCTTTTATGGGTTTATACCCGGCACTCGATGGCAGAGCGCTCGCTTTCCACTTTTTACAGGATGGTGCGCAGTGGGTTCTTCCCGGATGTTAAGAACTGCAACAGGGTGTTGAGGCTTTTGAGAGATAAGCGGCAGTGGGTGCAGGTGAGAGACGTCTTCGAGGAGATGAGAAATGTTGGGATCTTGCCCACTGTTGTTACTTATAATACCATGCTTGATTCGTTTTTCAAGGAGGACAATGCTCAAGATGCTTTGGAACTCTTGGGGAAGATGCTTAACAAGGGTTTCTCTTTCAATGATGTCACTTACAACGTTCTGATCAATGGTTACTCCAAAATGGGGGAGTTTGAGGAGGCTAAGAGGTGGGTTTCAAAGATGTGGACTTCCGGTTTGCAGGTAACTGCCTTCACCTACAACCCTTTGATTTATGGGTATTGTTCTAAAGGTTGGATGCATGAGGCATTGCATTTTAGAGATGAGATGGTGAGGAGAGGATTTCTCCCACCGTTACCACTCTACAATATTTTTGATTGATGGCCTTTGTAAGAAGGGATGGGTAACACTGGCTAGGGAGAAGTTTTGTGAGATGGGTGAGATGAATTTGGTGCCAGACATTGTTACGTACAATTCTTTGATATATGGATATTGTCGTGTGGGTGATCTCAGGGAGGCCTTCTTATTGGTTGATGATTTGAGGGTTCAGGGCCTTGCCCCCACTTTGATCACTTATAATACTCTTATAGATGGTCTTTGTAGAACAGGTGAGCTCGAAGAGGGGAAGGAGGTCAAAGACCATATGGTTGAATCAGGGTTCCAGCCTGATGTTTTTCACCCCATACAATTCTCGTGAATGGTTCTTGTAAGATGGGAAAGCTCGCTATGGCTAAGGAATTCTTCAATGAGATGCTATGGATAGGCTTGCAACCTGATGGATTTGCATACACGACAAGGATAGTTGGTGAATTGCAGCTTGGGTCAGCCTCTGAAGCTTTCAAACTAAGAGAAGAAATGATTGCAAGAGGCATTACTCCAGATACAGTGAGTTATAATGTTCAAATTGATGGGCTATGCAAGATGGGTAATATTGACGAGGCTTATAACTTGTTGCTGAAGATGGTTAAAGATGGGGTTCCACCAGATTGTGTCACTTGTTCCTGCATAATTCATGCTCTTTGTCAGAAAGGGTATCTGAGTAAAGCGTGGGCCATGTATGATAACATGATCAGTAGTGGTCTATCCCCCATCAGTCATCACCTACACAATTTTGATTCATGCTTATGCTAATAGGGGAGATCTTGAATCAGCATTCACTTTCTTCTCAGAAATGCGGGAGAGTGATGTGCTGCCTAATGAAATTACATACAATGCACTTATAAATGGGTTCTGTGGAAAGGACCTTGAATTGGCTTATGAGTATTTTATTGAGATGCAGAAGAGAGGTTTGTCTcctaataaatatacatacacTTTGCTTATTAATGAGCATTGCAATAGGGGAGATTGGAATGAAGCTCTTAGATTA comes from Dioscorea cayenensis subsp. rotundata cultivar TDr96_F1 unplaced genomic scaffold, TDr96_F1_v2_PseudoChromosome.rev07_lg8_w22 25.fasta BLBR01000038.1, whole genome shotgun sequence and encodes:
- the LOC120253318 gene encoding LOW QUALITY PROTEIN: pentatricopeptide repeat-containing protein At1g22960, mitochondrial-like (The sequence of the model RefSeq protein was modified relative to this genomic sequence to represent the inferred CDS: deleted 4 bases in 3 codons) is translated as MAFVGVLEILADSDLTRAAYAVMERVLALGLHGILDLLIQGYANSAATIKLLDLLLWVYTRHSMAERSLSTFYRMVRSGFFPDVKNCNRVLRLLRDKRQWVQVRDVFEEMRNVGILPTVVTYNTMLDSFFKEDNAQDALELLGKMLNKGFSFNDVTYNVLINGYSKMGEFEEAKRWVSKMWTSGLQVTAFTYNPLIYGYCSKGWMHEALHFRDEMVRRGFLPPLPLYNILIDGLCKKGWVTLAREKFCEMGEMNLVPDIVTYNSLIYGYCRVGDLREAFLLVDDLRVQGLAPTLITYNTLIDGLCRTGELEEGKEVKDHMVESGFQPDVFHHTILVNGSCKMGKLAMAKEFFNEMLWIGLQPDGFAYTTRIVGELQLGSASEAFKLREEMIARGITPDTVSYNVQIDGLCKMGNIDEAYNLLLKMVKDGVPPDCVTCSCIIHALCQKGYLSKAWAMYDNMISSGLSPSVITYTILIHAYANRGDLESAFTFFSEMRESDVLPNEITYNALINGFCGKDLELAYEYFIEMQKRGLSPNKYTYTLLINEHCNRGDWNEALRLYGEMHEKGVQPDSCAQSVLFKRFGEEHKDHAISYLENVVLGN